A single region of the Bicyclus anynana chromosome 16, ilBicAnyn1.1, whole genome shotgun sequence genome encodes:
- the LOC112055001 gene encoding integrator complex subunit 11 has translation MPDIKITPLGAGQDVGRSCILLSMGGKNIMLDCGMHMGYNDERRFPDFSYIVPEGPITSQIDCVIISHFHLDHCGALPYMSEMVGYTGPIYMTHPTKAIAPILLEDMRKVAVERKGESNFFTSQMIKDCIKKVTAVTLHQSVMVDNELEIKAYYAGHVLGAAMFWIRVGSQSVVYTGDYNMTPDRHLGAAWIDKCRPDLLISESTYATTIRDSKRCRERDFLKKVHECVEKGGKVLIPVFALGRAQELCILLETYWERMNLKYPVYFALGLTEKANNYYKMFITWTNQKIRKTFVQRNMFDFKHIKPFDKSYIDNPGAMVVFATPGMLHAGLSLNIFKKWAPYEQNMLIMPGFCVQGTVGHKILNGAKKVEFENRQVVEVKMAVEYMSFSAHADAKGIMQLIQYCEPKNVLLVHGEAQKMEFLKDKIEKEFKISCYMPANGETTVINTPTKIPIDVSLRLLKAEAVRYNAQPPDPKRRRVVHGVLCVKDNRLSLLDLDEICDEIGINRHVIRFTSTVRFDDPGPSVKTAEKLKTLLAEKLQGWSITISDGNISVESVLIKVEGDDDSTKSIYVSWTNQDEDLGSYILGLLQSMVQ, from the coding sequence ATGCCGGATATTAAGATAACTCCATTAGGCGCTGGCCAAGATGTCGGCAGAAGCTGTATTTTGCTGTCTATGGGGGGTAAAAACATCATGCTTGATTGCGGGATGCATATGGGGTACAACGACGAGAGGCGGTTCCCCGACTTCTCCTACATCGTACCAGAAGGTCCCATCACTAGTCAGATTGACTGCGTAATTATATCGCATTTCCATTTAGATCACTGCGGTGCCCTTCCGTACATGTCGGAAATGGTGGGTTACACTGGCCCAATATACATGACCCACCCGACAAAAGCCATAGCACCCATACTACTCGAGGACATGAGAAAAGTCGCTGTAGAAAGGAAAGGAGAATCTAATTTCTTCACCTCGCAAATGATCAAAGACTGTATCAAAAAAGTAACCGCTGTTACACTGCACCAGTCTGTCATGGTTGACAATGAATTGgaaataaaagcttattatgCGGGTCACGTGCTGGGTGCTGCTATGTTTTGGATCAGAGTTGGCTCTCAGTCTGTAGTGTACACTGGAGACTATAACATGACTCCCGACAGGCATCTAGGAGCTGCGTGGATAGATAAATGTAGACCAGACTTGCTCATTTCAGAGTCTACATACGCAACTACCATAAGAGATTCAAAACGCTGCCGTGAAagagatttcttgaaaaaagtaCATGAGTGTGTCGAAAAAGGAGGAAAAGTGCTTATTCCAGTGTTTGCTTTGGGCAGAGCACAGGAATTATGCATTTTATTGGAGACATATTGGGAACGCATGAACTTGAAATATCCTGTGTACTTTGCATTGGGTTTGACAGAAAAAGCTAATAATTACTACAAAATGTTCATCACATGGACCAATCAGAAGATTCGGAAGACCTTTGTGCAGAGAAATATGTTTGATTTTAAACACATCAAGCCTTTTGATAAATCCTATATTGATAATCCAGGTGCAATGGTGGTGTTTGCTACCCCGGGCATGTTACATGCAGGCTTGTCcttgaatatatttaaaaaatgggcACCATACGAACAAAACATGTTGATTATGCCTGGTTTCTGTGTCCAAGGCACTGTTggtcataaaattttaaacggTGCTAAGAAAGTAGAGTTTGAGAACCGTCAAGTAGTCGAAGTCAAAATGGCTGTTGAATACATGTCGTTCTCCGCTCACGCTGACGCTAAGGGCATTATGCAACTGATTCAATACTGTGAACCAAAGAATGTGTTACTAGTGCACGGAGAGGCTCAAAAGATGGAGTTTTTGAAGGACAAAATTGAAAAGGAGTTCAAAATCAGCTGTTACATGCCTGCTAATGGAGAAACAACTGTCATAAATACTCCAACAAAAATTCCTATTGATGTATCTTTACGATTATTGAAAGCCGAAGCTGTCAGGTACAACGCACAGCCACCGGACCCCAAAAGGAGACGAGTAGTTCATGGTGTGCTCTGTGTCAAAGACAATAGACTGTCATTACTGGACCTGGATGAAATCTGTGATGAAATAGGCATAAACCGACATGTTATTAGGTTTACCAGTACAGTGCGGTTTGATGATCCGGGGCCATCTGTCAAAACTGCTGAAAAACTCAAAACATTGCTTGCAGAAAAGTTGCAGGGTTGGTCAATTACAATATCAGATGGCAACATTTCTGTAGAATCTGTCCTAATAAAGGTTGAAGGAGATGATGACAGTACCAAAAGCATTTATGTCTCATGGACAAATCAAGATGAAGATTTGGGCAGTTATATTCTCGGATTACTGCAGTCAATGGTGCAATGA
- the LOC112055002 gene encoding probable tubulin polyglutamylase ttll-15, translating to MKEEQSIDTIKTKQSLDTNENVSDINDEQENITRITNQSIRKDINVNIFLLICVIGVSLAILLEIINVQNRSAVYKDNVANRRSYWVYSAYSDVENKNGLLKHVHLVLERLGYEKSTNKTPWTLLWSHDYPFRVLYPNLHRLKTYQKVNHYPGTGFITNKVDLATSNSKYIPRAFKIPKNKKEFLEYAAENRDAVFLEKHNQHRGVYLKNVTEIDLSSGESFVQEYVQKPFLVDGHKFDIGVYVVLTSVDPLRVYWYKGDVLFRYCPAKYYPFDPNNLDKYVVGDDYLPTWEVPSLAHPYTALGFSMKEAFDHYASSKGKNTTQMWLDVQEAITEVFLKKEHHIISALQNYPSQDNFFEMMRFDLMVDEDLRVYLLEANMSPNLSSSHYPPNQLLYEQVLFNLFSLVGLATYTSDGNEDQGSRSMIASQKNIAVYSAECSSTCRDSCEVSTVCRLCRHCMSPKLRSSVLNAYRENLGKGDFRRLFPPIMKPKQNVVSKTKNLTEINRLQYLWYQGKCNTDITWCV from the exons accaAACAATCGCTGGATACCAACGAAAATGTCTCCGATATAAATGACGAACAGGAAAATATCACGAGGATAACAAACCAATCTATTAGAAAGGACataaatgttaatatatttCTACTAATATGTGTAATTGGTGTATCTTTGGCCATATTGTTGGaaataataaatgtacaaaatagaTCAGCTGTTTACAAAGATAATGTAGCGAACAGAAGGTCCTATTGGGTGTATTCTGCCTACAGTGACGTGGAAAACAAAAATGGCCTCCTCAAACATGTTCATCTGGTCTTAGAGAGGTTAGGATATGAGAAGAGCACGAACAAAACGCCCTGGACCCTACTGTGGTCACACGATTACCCTTTCAGAGTTCTATATCCAAATTTGCATAGATTAAAAACTTATCAGAAGGTAAACCACTATCCTGGCACCGGTTTCATTACTAACAAAGTGGATTTAGCGACATCGAATTCCAAATATATTCCCCGTGCGTTCAAAATTCCCAAAAATAAGAAGGAGTTTTTGGAATACGCAGCAGAAAATAGAGATGCAGTGTTTTTGGAAAAGCACAATCAACATCGGGGTGTTTATTTAAAGAACGTGACCGAAATTGATTTGTCAAGCGGCGAAAGTTTTGTACAGGAGTACGTGCAAAAACCGTTTTTAGTGGACGGACATAAGTTCGATATTGGCGTGTACGTCGTCCTCACGTCAGTGGATCCTTTGAGAGTGTACTGGTATAAAGGAGACGTATTATTCAG ATACTGTCCAGCAAAATACTATCCATTCGACCCAAATAACCTGGACAAATACGTGGTGGGAGACGACTATCTGCCCACCTGGGAGGTTCCGTCGCTGGCGCATCCCTACACAGCCTTGGGGTTCAGCATGAAAGAGGCCTTCGACCATTACGCTAGCTCTAAG GGCAAGAACACAACACAGATGTGGCTAGACGTGCAAGAGGCCATCACTGAAGTATTCCTCAAGAAGGAGCACCATATTATCAGCGCA CTCCAAAATTACCCGTCACAAGATAACTTCTTCGAGATGATGCGCTTCGACCTGATGGTGGACGAAGACCTCAGGGTGTATCTGCTAGAAGCCAACATGTCTCCCAACCTGAGCTCATCGCACTACCCACCGAACCAGCTGCTTTATGAGCAAGTTCTGTTCAACTTGTTCTCACTTGTTGGACTTGCAACGTATACGAGTGATGGCAA TGAGGACCAGGGTAGCAGAAGTATGATAGCATCACAGAAGAACATAGCAGTGTACAGTGCAGAGTGTAGTTCGACTTGTAGAGATAGCTGCGAAGTTTCTACCGTCTGCAGGCTATGTAGACATTGTATGAGTCCCAAACTGCGGAGTAGTGTGTTGAATGCTTATAGAGAGAACCTCGGTAAAGGAGATTTTAGAAGACTATTTCCACCAATTAtg AAACCAAAGCAAAATGTAGTTTCAAAGACGaaaaatttaactgaaattAACAGACTGCAATATTTATGGTATCAAGGCAAGTGCAATACTGACATCACTTGGTGTGtttaa